The genomic window GGGGCCGGCAGCGGATTCGCGGTACGAGTCCTCCGCCGTCTCGGCGTCCGTCGGGTGCGGAATTCCGTCGCGCAGCTGTCCCAGGTGCTCGCCCAGGTCGTCGAGCTGGTGGACCGCGAGTTCACAGAGTGCTCTCTGCCAGCGCGACTGGGGGTCGTCGTCGTCGATCACGGAGGTGTCCCGGCGCACGGCGTCCACGTCCCCGCGCAACAGCAGGGTCCGGTTGATGAGAGCGTCGACGGCATGCCGCTCGGGCGGCTGTGGGGCGGGGCGGTCCGCGAACAGATGGGACGGCATCTGGTACTCCGATACAGGCGGTGCGGCCGGTTCGTGGGGGTGGACCGAACACGACTGTCGCACAGGGCGGGGGAGCCCGTAAGGGGTTTGGCAACACTCGATGGGTTGTTGCTTCTGGCATATGTCATCGGCGGGGTGGGGCTGAGGTCCGCCGAACACCCTTGCTCCTGGCGGGTAGTTGACGCAAGTCGACCGGCGTGATCAACCCGGTGTGCGCCCGCGTGCGCGACTCCCGCGCGGCTCACCTGCGTCCGAGCAGGGGTGATGCGGCGTTGCGCGGTGGGGTGGATCAAGGTGCGGGAGCGTCGGCCGCGCTCCGGATCGATGACGTGTTCCACGGGACGTGCACATGTGTACCGAGCACTCGTTCGCATGGACGGTTCCGAAGGCTGCGCCACGGCTCGCGCTGCGGGAATGGAGGGGCTCGTCCTTGTGTTGTGAGGGTCAGTAAGGAAAACGACACCCATTCCCATGCGGGACTGGGGTCGGCACCCCGTCTGGAGGTCCCATGGCACGCAGTGAGACCAGGCCCGTCGTCCAGCTCCGGTCGACGGCCGGAACCGGCCACACCTACGTCACGCGGAAGAACCGGCGCAACGACCCGGACCGGCTGGAGCTGCGCAAGTTCGACCCGTCCGCCGGGCGCCACGTCGTGTTCCGCGAGTCCCGCTGACCGACGGCGGCGCCGTTCCTCCTCGGTCGGC from Streptomyces sp. NBC_01341 includes these protein-coding regions:
- the rpmG gene encoding 50S ribosomal protein L33; translated protein: MARSETRPVVQLRSTAGTGHTYVTRKNRRNDPDRLELRKFDPSAGRHVVFRESR